In a single window of the Aquarana catesbeiana isolate 2022-GZ linkage group LG13, ASM4218655v1, whole genome shotgun sequence genome:
- the LOC141116603 gene encoding olfactory receptor 12D1-like encodes MEGRNITSMDVFLLMGVTNLPWLQKLLFALTLSFYLLNVLGNTVIISLVFRDISLHSPMYFLLANLSFVDICFSSVTVPKMMIGFWKENTISLDGCIAQMYFFHFLGCTEGVLLASMGYDRYIAICHPLRYSAIMGKMICVQFVIISWFIGLTTSLVHAIMTSKLMFCSSNKIMHFFCDVKPVIKLACVDIHLNEAVLTNVLGFLSTSTFVLTIVSYVFIIPNLVKIRSSHGRSKAFSTCSSHLSVVSLFYGTAMCTYLGPSTTNTIEKDRLAALLFTVFTPAMNPVIYTLRNQEVKKSIKKLLTLRL; translated from the coding sequence atggaagGGAGAAATATAACATCAATGGATGTATTCCTCCTAATGGGTGTGACCAACCTTCCATGGCTTCAGAAGTTACTTTTTGCTTTAACTCTCTCTTTCTATCTGCTTAATGTGTTGGGAAACACTGTGATTATATCCCTGGTGTTCCGAGATATTTCCCTTCATTCTCCAATGTATTTTTTATTGGCCAACCTATCTTTTGTAGACATCTGCTTCTCTTCTGTCACAGTTCCAAAGATGATGATTGGGTTCTGGAAGGAAAACACAATTTCTTTAGACGGTTGCATTGCCCAGATGTATTTCTTCCACTTCTTGGGTTGTACAGAAGGAGTTCTTCTGGCTTCAATGGGTTATGATCGCTATATTGCCATCTGCCATCCTCTTAGATACAGTGCTATAATGGGGAAGATGATTTGTGTTCAATTTGTGATCATTTCATGGTTCATTGGACTAACTACGTCATTGGTTCATGCGATCATGACATCCAAGCTTATGTTTTGCAGCAGTAACAAAATCATGCACTTTTTTTGCGATGTTAAACCAGTAATAAAGTTGGCTTGTGTAGACATCCACCTCAATGAAGCAGTACTGACTAATGTTCTTGGGTTTTTAAGCACAAGCACATTTGTCCTCACCATTGTATCATATGTTTTTATAATTCCTAACCTTGTAAAAATAAGATCGTCTCATGGAAGGTCCAAAGCTTTCTCAACATGTTCCTCACATTTGTCTGTTGTCAGTTTGTTCTATGGTACAGCCATGTGTACATATCTTGGCCCATCAACAACAAATACTATAGAAAAGGACAGACTAGCAGCTCTATTGTTTACAGTGTTCACACCGGCAATGAATCCAGTCATTTATACTTTAAGGAACCAGGAAgttaaaaaatccataaaaaagttATTGACATTACGACTTTAA